One window from the genome of Serinibacter salmoneus encodes:
- the pntB gene encoding Re/Si-specific NAD(P)(+) transhydrogenase subunit beta, whose product MTDSLLTQAAQVTYIAAALLFILSLAGLSKQTTARRGNILGMVGMGLALAATIALALERSERPVLVTALLIALALIVGLTVGTWRARSVEMTQMPELIAMLHSFVGLAAVLVGFNSFLTEEPDALHLVEVYLGVLIGAVTFTGSIVAYLKLSAKIPSAALTLPGKHLINAGIGVASIALGGWFLASHSILPLLLMTVLALALGWHLVASIGGGDMPVVVSMLNSYSGWAAAAAGFMLSNDLLIVTGALVGSSGAILSYIMCKAMNRSFISVILGGFGEGSGPAAPSEGPQGTHTETSAEDVAAELLGASSVVITPGYGMAVAKAQYPVADLVATLRERGVSVRFGVHPVAGRLPGHMNVLLAEAKVPYDVVLEMDEINDDLADTDVVLVIGANDTVNPAAMDDPTSPIAGMPVLRVWESGHVVVFKRSMATGYAGVQNPLFFKENTSMLFGDAKDQVEAISRAVAQASVPA is encoded by the coding sequence ATGACCGACTCATTGCTGACCCAGGCCGCTCAGGTCACCTACATCGCGGCCGCGCTGCTGTTCATCCTGTCGCTGGCGGGGCTCTCGAAGCAGACCACGGCGCGCCGCGGCAACATCCTGGGCATGGTGGGCATGGGACTGGCCCTGGCCGCCACGATCGCGCTGGCACTGGAGCGCTCCGAGCGCCCCGTACTGGTGACGGCGCTGCTCATCGCCCTGGCGCTGATCGTGGGACTCACGGTGGGCACCTGGCGTGCCCGCAGCGTGGAGATGACCCAGATGCCCGAGCTCATCGCCATGCTCCACAGCTTCGTGGGCCTGGCGGCGGTGCTGGTGGGATTCAACTCCTTCCTGACCGAGGAGCCCGACGCCCTGCACCTCGTGGAGGTCTACCTGGGCGTGCTGATCGGCGCTGTCACCTTCACCGGCTCGATCGTCGCCTACCTGAAGCTGTCGGCGAAGATCCCCTCCGCGGCGCTCACCCTGCCGGGCAAGCACCTCATCAACGCCGGCATCGGCGTGGCCAGCATCGCGCTCGGCGGCTGGTTCCTCGCCAGCCACTCGATCCTCCCGCTGCTGCTCATGACGGTGCTGGCCCTCGCGCTCGGCTGGCACCTGGTGGCCTCGATCGGCGGCGGCGACATGCCCGTGGTCGTCTCGATGCTGAACTCCTACTCCGGGTGGGCGGCCGCCGCGGCCGGGTTCATGCTCAGCAACGACCTGCTCATCGTCACCGGCGCCCTGGTCGGCTCCTCCGGTGCGATCCTCAGCTACATCATGTGCAAGGCCATGAACCGCTCCTTCATCTCGGTGATCCTCGGCGGGTTCGGTGAGGGCTCCGGCCCGGCCGCCCCCTCCGAGGGTCCACAGGGCACGCACACCGAGACCAGCGCCGAGGACGTCGCAGCCGAACTGCTCGGCGCCTCCAGCGTGGTGATCACCCCCGGCTACGGGATGGCGGTCGCCAAGGCGCAGTACCCCGTGGCCGACCTCGTGGCGACGCTGCGGGAGCGGGGCGTGAGCGTCCGGTTCGGCGTCCACCCCGTCGCGGGGCGCCTGCCCGGACACATGAACGTGCTGCTGGCCGAGGCCAAGGTGCCCTACGACGTCGTCCTGGAGATGGACGAGATCAACGACGACCTGGCCGACACCGACGTGGTCCTGGTGATCGGCGCGAACGACACGGTGAACCCGGCCGCGATGGACGATCCCACCTCGCCGATCGCCGGCATGCCGGTGCTGCGGGTGTGGGAGTCCGGGCACGTGGTGGTCTTCAAGCGCTCGATGGCCACCGGCTACGCCGGGGTGCAGAACCCGCTGTTCTTCAAGGAGAACACCTCGATGCTGTTCGGGGACGCCAAGGACCAGGTCGAGGCCATCTCCCGGGCGGTCGCGCAGGCCTCGGTCCCGGCATGA
- a CDS encoding HAD-IIB family hydrolase gives MTDAPIDLVAFDLDDTLAPSKSPLPPQVAQLLTALLERTQVCVISGGQYQQFRDQVLERLDLDDDAARRLHLMPTCGTQYFTWDGETFTTVYARTLTADERDRAMRALEEQAKALGLWETETWGPVLEDRGSQITFSALGQAAPVDAKAAWDPTGERKGRLRDAVAALLPDLEVRSGGSTSVDITRRGVDKAYGMKALEEQTGVPLANMVFVGDRLDEGGNDRPVLDLGVRCHAVGGWEDTADYLAETLIPYLDSARS, from the coding sequence CTGACTGACGCTCCCATCGACCTCGTCGCCTTCGACCTCGACGACACCCTCGCACCCTCGAAGTCACCCCTGCCGCCGCAGGTGGCGCAGTTGCTGACCGCGCTGCTGGAGCGCACCCAGGTGTGCGTGATCTCCGGGGGGCAGTACCAGCAGTTCCGTGACCAGGTGCTGGAGCGCCTGGACCTGGACGACGACGCCGCGCGCCGTCTGCACCTCATGCCCACCTGCGGCACCCAGTACTTCACGTGGGACGGGGAGACGTTCACCACGGTCTACGCCCGCACCCTCACGGCCGACGAGCGCGATCGCGCCATGCGCGCGCTGGAGGAGCAGGCCAAGGCGCTGGGCCTGTGGGAGACCGAGACCTGGGGGCCGGTGCTGGAGGACCGCGGCTCGCAGATCACCTTCTCCGCCCTCGGCCAGGCCGCACCCGTGGACGCCAAGGCGGCGTGGGACCCGACCGGTGAGCGCAAGGGCCGGCTGCGTGACGCCGTCGCCGCCCTCCTGCCCGACCTCGAGGTCCGCTCCGGCGGATCCACGTCCGTGGACATCACCCGGCGCGGCGTGGACAAGGCCTACGGCATGAAGGCCCTGGAGGAGCAGACCGGCGTGCCGCTGGCGAACATGGTCTTCGTGGGGGACCGCCTGGACGAGGGCGGCAACGACCGCCCCGTGCTGGACCTCGGGGTGCGTTGCCACGCCGTGGGCGGCTGGGAGGACACCGCCGACTACCTCGCCGAGACCCTCATCCCCTACCTGGACTCCGCCCGCTCCTGA
- the leuS gene encoding leucine--tRNA ligase — MTETTTATTPADVPPHRYTPALANTIELAWQERWAELGTFRAPNPDLTSDAAAGGEVEGTDTEHAPDSYFVMDMFPYPSGKGLHVGHPLGYIATDVMGRFERMRGKNVLHALGYDAFGLPAEQYAVQTGQHPKITTEENIAVMQRQLRRLGLAHDDARSFATTDPEFVRWTQWIFLQIFNSWFDPEATAPDGSTGAARPIDTLIAQFQDGSRPVPGGAAWADLSPAAREDVLADYRLAFVADVPVNWCPGLGTVLANEEVTAEGRSERGNFPVYKRNLRQWMMRITAYADRLVADLDRVDWPEKVRQMQRHWIGRSEGAHVHFRVPTATGPQDLSVFTTRPDTLFGATYVVLAPEHPLVEEILATEPTWPQQVPAAWTGGEATPSEAVRAYVAAAKAKTPEERQADAGAKTGVFTGGYATNPVNGEALPVFVADYVLMGYGTGAIMAVPGHDERDHAFATAFELPIREVVSGSDDGVASQAWTGDGVAVNSGNEEISLDGLAVAEAKHAIIQWLEAKGFGTGTTTYRLRDWLFSRQRYWGEPFPVVYDADGRVIALPESMLPVDLPEVPDFSPRTFAEDDAASEPESPLSRAGDWVEVTLDLGEGPKTYRRDTNTMPNWAGSCWYYLRYLDPTNDSAPVDPALEQYWMGPRIDGSRGTTGGVDLYVGGVEHAVLHLLYSRFWHKVLFDLGHVSSAEPFRTLFNQGYIQAYAYTDARGVYVPAEEVVEEVVDGEATYRWNGEVVKREYGKMGKSLKNMVTPDDMYASYGADTFRVYEMSMGPLDQSRPWDTRAVVGSQRFLQRLWRLVVDEDSGALVVSEDPADKETQRQVARAIADVTAEYDGMRPNTAIAKLIVLVNHLTGLSAAPREAVEPLVLMTAPVAPHIAEELWSRLGHTESLAHEPFPVVTDESLLVDDTVTCVVQVKGKVRDRLQVAPSISEADLQAAALASEAVAKFLDGEPRKVIVRAPGLVNIVP, encoded by the coding sequence ATGACCGAGACCACGACCGCCACCACGCCCGCCGACGTGCCGCCGCACCGCTACACGCCCGCGCTGGCGAACACGATCGAACTGGCCTGGCAGGAGCGGTGGGCCGAGCTCGGCACGTTCCGCGCCCCCAACCCCGACCTGACCAGCGACGCCGCGGCCGGCGGCGAGGTGGAGGGCACCGACACGGAGCACGCGCCTGACTCTTACTTTGTGATGGACATGTTCCCCTACCCCTCCGGCAAGGGGCTGCACGTGGGGCACCCGCTGGGGTACATCGCCACCGACGTGATGGGCCGCTTCGAGCGGATGCGCGGCAAGAACGTGCTGCACGCCCTGGGGTATGACGCCTTCGGCCTGCCGGCGGAGCAGTACGCCGTGCAGACCGGGCAGCACCCGAAGATCACCACGGAGGAGAACATCGCGGTGATGCAGCGTCAGCTGCGCCGCCTGGGACTGGCGCACGACGACGCGCGATCCTTCGCCACCACGGACCCGGAGTTCGTGCGCTGGACGCAGTGGATCTTCCTGCAGATCTTCAACTCCTGGTTCGACCCGGAGGCCACCGCACCGGACGGCTCCACCGGCGCCGCCCGCCCCATCGACACGCTGATCGCGCAGTTCCAGGACGGTTCCCGCCCCGTTCCCGGCGGCGCGGCGTGGGCGGACCTGAGCCCGGCCGCCCGCGAGGACGTGCTGGCGGACTACCGCCTGGCGTTCGTGGCGGATGTGCCGGTGAACTGGTGTCCCGGACTCGGCACGGTGCTGGCCAACGAGGAGGTCACCGCCGAGGGCCGCTCCGAGCGCGGCAACTTCCCGGTCTACAAGCGCAACCTGCGCCAGTGGATGATGCGCATCACCGCCTACGCCGACCGCCTGGTGGCCGACCTGGACCGGGTGGACTGGCCGGAGAAGGTCCGCCAGATGCAGCGGCACTGGATCGGCCGCTCCGAGGGCGCCCACGTGCACTTCCGGGTGCCCACCGCCACGGGCCCGCAGGACCTGAGCGTCTTCACCACCCGCCCCGACACCCTGTTCGGCGCCACCTACGTGGTGCTGGCACCCGAGCACCCCCTGGTCGAGGAGATCCTGGCCACCGAGCCCACCTGGCCCCAGCAGGTGCCGGCCGCCTGGACCGGGGGTGAGGCCACGCCGTCGGAGGCGGTGCGTGCCTACGTGGCGGCCGCCAAGGCCAAGACCCCCGAGGAGCGCCAGGCGGACGCCGGCGCCAAGACGGGCGTGTTCACCGGTGGCTACGCCACCAACCCCGTCAACGGCGAGGCGCTGCCGGTGTTCGTGGCCGACTATGTGCTGATGGGCTACGGCACCGGCGCGATCATGGCCGTGCCCGGCCACGACGAGCGCGACCACGCCTTCGCGACCGCCTTCGAGCTGCCCATCCGGGAGGTCGTGTCCGGATCGGACGACGGCGTCGCCTCCCAGGCGTGGACCGGCGACGGCGTGGCGGTCAACTCGGGCAACGAGGAGATCAGCCTCGACGGGCTGGCCGTGGCCGAGGCCAAGCACGCCATCATCCAGTGGCTGGAGGCCAAGGGCTTCGGCACCGGCACCACCACCTACCGGCTGCGGGACTGGCTCTTCAGCCGCCAGCGCTACTGGGGCGAGCCGTTCCCGGTGGTCTACGACGCCGACGGCCGCGTGATCGCGCTGCCCGAGTCGATGCTGCCGGTGGACCTGCCCGAGGTCCCGGACTTCTCCCCGCGCACCTTCGCCGAGGACGACGCGGCATCCGAGCCGGAGTCGCCGCTCTCCCGCGCCGGGGACTGGGTGGAGGTCACCCTGGACCTAGGCGAGGGGCCCAAGACCTACCGCCGCGACACCAACACGATGCCGAACTGGGCCGGCTCCTGCTGGTACTACCTGCGCTACCTGGACCCGACCAACGACTCCGCCCCGGTGGACCCGGCGTTGGAGCAGTACTGGATGGGGCCGCGGATCGACGGCAGCCGCGGCACCACCGGTGGGGTGGACCTGTACGTGGGCGGGGTGGAGCACGCGGTGCTGCACCTGCTGTACTCCCGGTTCTGGCACAAGGTGCTGTTCGACCTGGGGCACGTCTCCAGCGCCGAGCCGTTCCGCACGCTGTTCAACCAGGGCTACATCCAGGCCTACGCCTACACCGACGCGCGCGGCGTGTACGTGCCCGCGGAGGAGGTCGTCGAGGAGGTGGTCGACGGCGAAGCCACCTACCGCTGGAACGGCGAGGTGGTGAAGCGCGAGTACGGGAAGATGGGCAAGTCGCTGAAGAACATGGTGACGCCCGATGACATGTACGCCTCCTACGGCGCGGACACCTTCCGGGTGTATGAGATGTCGATGGGGCCGCTGGACCAGTCCCGGCCGTGGGACACCCGCGCCGTGGTCGGCTCGCAGCGATTCCTGCAGCGGCTGTGGCGCCTGGTGGTGGACGAGGACTCCGGCGCGCTGGTGGTCTCCGAGGACCCCGCGGACAAGGAGACCCAGCGCCAGGTGGCGCGCGCCATCGCGGATGTGACCGCCGAGTACGACGGGATGCGCCCGAACACCGCGATCGCAAAGCTGATCGTGCTGGTCAACCACCTGACCGGGCTGAGTGCGGCCCCCCGCGAGGCGGTGGAGCCGCTGGTGCTGATGACGGCGCCCGTGGCCCCGCACATCGCGGAGGAACTGTGGTCGCGCCTGGGGCACACCGAGAGCCTGGCGCACGAGCCGTTCCCGGTGGTCACCGACGAGAGCCTGCTGGTGGACGACACCGTCACCTGCGTGGTGCAGGTCAAGGGCAAGGTCCGCGACCGGCTGCAGGTGGCGCCCTCGATCTCCGAGGCCGACCTGCAGGCCGCCGCTCTGGCGAGCGAGGCGGTGGCGAAGTTCCTGGACGGCGAGCCGCGCAAGGTGATCGTGCGCGCCCCCGGCCTCGTGAACATCGTGCCGTGA
- a CDS encoding Dps family protein, whose product MANEAPEIVKASLQQALVDLIDLSLQAKQAHWNVYGPQFRSVHLQLDEVTDMVRAFSDDVAERLVAVGGQPDGRAATVLADSAVEQYESGPVSSDKVIMQLESRLSATADRIRGELPELEADMPSQDLLTSVAFGLEKQAWMFRASH is encoded by the coding sequence ATGGCGAACGAAGCCCCCGAGATCGTCAAGGCCAGTCTGCAGCAGGCACTCGTGGACCTCATCGACCTGTCCCTGCAGGCCAAGCAGGCGCACTGGAACGTGTACGGCCCCCAGTTCCGTTCCGTCCACCTGCAGCTGGACGAGGTGACGGACATGGTCCGCGCCTTCTCCGACGACGTCGCCGAGCGGCTGGTCGCCGTGGGCGGACAGCCGGACGGCCGCGCCGCCACCGTGCTCGCCGACTCCGCGGTGGAGCAGTACGAGTCCGGCCCGGTCTCCTCCGACAAGGTGATCATGCAGCTCGAGTCGCGCTTGTCGGCGACCGCCGACCGGATCCGCGGCGAGTTGCCCGAGCTCGAGGCCGACATGCCGAGCCAGGACCTGCTCACCTCCGTGGCCTTCGGCTTGGAGAAGCAGGCGTGGATGTTCCGCGCCTCCCACTGA
- a CDS encoding MarR family winged helix-turn-helix transcriptional regulator: MVSLRASTQAWREVLRTSSALMHAFEAAGDFGDLSPREYDVLRALAEGPHTGCRLGALAEETYLPQPSMSRLVERLERRGLVQRGPSATDGRAVMVTLTGEGQALQREIGRRHVRSIHRVMSADLSEAELRVLRSLLARVRAAGPRREG; encoded by the coding sequence ATGGTGAGTCTGCGCGCCAGCACGCAGGCATGGCGGGAGGTGCTGCGCACATCCTCGGCACTGATGCACGCGTTCGAGGCGGCCGGTGACTTCGGCGACCTCTCGCCGCGCGAGTACGACGTGCTGCGCGCGCTCGCCGAGGGACCGCACACCGGATGCCGGCTCGGGGCGCTGGCCGAGGAGACGTACCTGCCGCAGCCGAGCATGTCCCGGTTGGTGGAGCGTCTGGAGCGCCGGGGGCTGGTGCAGCGCGGGCCCAGCGCCACCGACGGGCGTGCGGTGATGGTGACCCTGACCGGCGAGGGACAGGCGTTGCAACGGGAGATCGGACGGCGGCACGTGCGCTCGATCCATCGGGTCATGTCAGCGGACCTGTCCGAGGCCGAACTGCGGGTGTTGCGCTCGCTATTGGCCCGGGTGCGCGCGGCGGGTCCGCGCCGCGAGGGCTGA
- a CDS encoding hemolysin family protein, with protein sequence MSDLQGLGLTAVLLLANAFFVGAEFALISARRTKIEPRAEEGNPVAKMTLFAMEHVSLMMAGAQLGITVCSLALGSISEPAIAHLLEAPMDDLGIPAGWQHPIALVIALSLVTYLHVVFGEMVPKNIALAGPDRMAMVLSPILLAFCTLLYPVLWLLNGIANISLRIIRVTPKDEVTSAFTRDEVAGLVAEAHEGGLLELNDERLLLGALQFAERDIRSVLLPIEQVRTLPEGVTPAQAEAASAQGYSRFPVASSNGTLTGYIHIKDIIGIDPSHRDEPVPGAAVRPLPQVAPTASLREVMASMQRMSSHLAVVQEPASPIGTIPLGVVTLEDVLEELVGEIRDDSRRLATQR encoded by the coding sequence ATGAGCGATCTGCAGGGACTCGGCCTCACCGCCGTGCTGCTCCTGGCGAACGCGTTCTTCGTGGGCGCCGAGTTCGCCCTGATCTCCGCTCGACGCACCAAGATCGAGCCACGCGCGGAGGAGGGCAACCCGGTCGCGAAGATGACCCTGTTCGCGATGGAGCACGTCTCGCTCATGATGGCGGGTGCCCAGCTCGGGATCACGGTGTGCTCCCTGGCCCTGGGATCCATCTCCGAACCCGCGATCGCGCACCTGCTCGAGGCGCCGATGGACGACCTCGGCATCCCGGCCGGTTGGCAGCACCCGATCGCGCTGGTGATCGCGCTGTCCCTGGTGACCTACCTGCACGTGGTGTTCGGCGAGATGGTGCCCAAGAACATCGCACTGGCCGGCCCCGACCGGATGGCGATGGTCCTCTCCCCGATCCTGCTGGCCTTCTGCACCCTGCTCTACCCGGTGCTGTGGCTGCTGAACGGCATCGCGAACATCTCGCTGCGGATCATCCGGGTCACCCCGAAGGACGAGGTGACCAGTGCCTTCACGCGTGATGAGGTGGCCGGTCTGGTCGCGGAGGCCCACGAGGGCGGCCTGCTGGAGCTGAACGATGAGCGGCTGCTGCTCGGTGCCCTGCAGTTCGCCGAGCGGGACATCCGCAGCGTGCTGCTGCCCATCGAGCAGGTCCGCACCCTGCCCGAGGGCGTGACGCCGGCGCAGGCGGAGGCTGCCTCCGCACAGGGCTACTCCCGCTTCCCGGTGGCCAGTTCGAACGGCACCCTGACCGGGTACATCCACATCAAGGACATCATCGGTATCGACCCCTCCCACCGGGACGAGCCGGTTCCCGGCGCCGCGGTCCGCCCCCTGCCGCAGGTGGCGCCCACGGCGAGCCTGCGTGAGGTGATGGCGAGCATGCAGCGCATGAGCAGTCACCTCGCGGTGGTGCAGGAGCCTGCGAGCCCGATCGGCACCATCCCGCTCGGCGTGGTCACCCTGGAGGATGTCCTGGAGGAACTGGTCGGTGAGATCCGGGACGACTCCCGGCGCCTGGCCACCCAGCGCTGA
- a CDS encoding hemolysin family protein, translated as MTEILLLLLAMILVVVCGAFVAAEFSFITVGRAQVDEAVAAGDRRAPGVQRALRTLSTQLSGAQVGITITNLAIGYLAQPAIADLVRPLLQDLGMPAASITATSVTIGLLVATIVTMVFGELVPKNLAIARPLGTAKTVAGFQRGFTKSMAWPIRFFNGTANRLLRAVGIEPQEELASARSAEELSALVRHSAKQGTLAVDTAELVERSLAFGDRRARDAMTPRSRMIALEPEDTVAELIARASSSGHSRFPVLHAHEDEEGHTEEEVAGIAHVRRALAVPFEQRGTTTLQDLLKPAILRPDSVPLDDLMDDLRAGGLQMAVLIDEFDSIAGLVTLEDLVEEIVGEVRDEHDADEHAPLAGTDGSWTLPGLMRTDEAAEVLEVAVPEDEAWETLGGLVTATLEHFPQVGEEVLVATDHVPGEDERTLRMEVVELDGRRVDLVRVEILAEDDPRSLQRKPGEREDHDDRHADEAEGERASDR; from the coding sequence GTGACCGAGATCCTTCTCCTCCTCCTGGCGATGATCCTCGTCGTCGTGTGCGGCGCGTTCGTGGCCGCGGAGTTCTCCTTCATCACCGTGGGCCGCGCCCAGGTGGACGAGGCGGTCGCCGCCGGTGACCGCCGCGCGCCCGGCGTCCAGCGGGCGCTGCGCACCCTGTCCACCCAACTCTCCGGGGCCCAGGTCGGCATCACCATCACCAACCTGGCGATCGGCTACCTCGCCCAGCCCGCGATCGCGGACCTGGTGCGGCCGCTGCTGCAGGACCTCGGGATGCCTGCGGCGAGCATCACCGCCACCTCGGTGACGATCGGCCTGCTGGTCGCCACCATCGTGACGATGGTCTTCGGCGAACTGGTCCCGAAGAATCTCGCGATCGCCCGGCCGCTGGGCACCGCGAAGACCGTGGCCGGGTTCCAGCGCGGCTTCACCAAGTCCATGGCCTGGCCGATCCGGTTCTTCAACGGCACCGCGAACCGGCTGCTGCGCGCCGTGGGCATCGAACCGCAGGAGGAACTGGCCTCCGCCCGCTCCGCGGAGGAGCTCAGCGCCCTGGTGCGGCACTCCGCGAAGCAGGGCACGCTCGCGGTGGACACCGCCGAGCTCGTGGAGCGCTCGCTCGCCTTCGGCGACCGACGCGCCCGCGACGCGATGACCCCGCGCAGCCGGATGATCGCGCTGGAGCCGGAGGACACGGTCGCCGAGCTGATCGCACGCGCCTCCTCCTCCGGTCACTCGCGCTTCCCCGTGCTGCACGCCCACGAGGACGAGGAGGGCCACACCGAGGAGGAGGTCGCCGGGATCGCCCACGTCCGCCGTGCCCTGGCGGTGCCCTTCGAGCAGCGCGGCACCACCACCCTGCAGGATCTGCTCAAGCCTGCGATCCTGCGCCCGGACAGCGTCCCCCTGGACGACCTCATGGACGACCTGCGCGCCGGTGGGTTGCAGATGGCGGTGCTGATCGACGAGTTCGACTCGATCGCCGGCCTGGTCACGCTCGAGGACCTGGTGGAGGAGATCGTGGGTGAGGTGCGTGACGAGCACGACGCCGACGAACACGCCCCCCTGGCCGGGACCGACGGCAGTTGGACCCTGCCGGGTCTGATGCGCACCGACGAGGCCGCGGAGGTCCTGGAGGTCGCCGTCCCGGAGGACGAGGCCTGGGAGACCCTCGGCGGCCTGGTCACCGCGACCCTGGAGCACTTCCCGCAGGTGGGTGAGGAGGTCCTGGTGGCCACCGACCACGTGCCGGGTGAGGACGAGCGCACCCTGCGGATGGAGGTCGTGGAACTCGACGGCCGCCGCGTGGACCTCGTCCGGGTGGAGATCCTCGCCGAGGACGACCCACGCTCGCTGCAGCGCAAGCCGGGCGAGCGCGAGGACCACGATGACCGGCACGCCGATGAGGCCGAGGGCGAGAGGGCGAGCGACCGATGA
- a CDS encoding metallophosphoesterase: protein MRRVQVIERVQPLVRRWIPRLTRAAGIVLSLGVVALIASIATTTARASLGPHVVDLHLSADHAITVDLGPLGRLVLDSPAPWPLGVWADVGEIPAGLSAVDSPLAGLDADVAAYAAFFSQPGATLERAAWALGTALTARTVLIWSLLLAAAALWLFLTRRRSTALPTPRRPAEGRLAVATASLAVVSLALVPAVGLTQRQADQGTPSAVLASIAPELSSVRLTGRLAGLVENYGGLAQEAIEDNETFYADLRDAVVTAFQQDTALAPSRPSAPPGVFPRPTLSQVPDVATVLLISDNHCNIGMGPVYAAMARESGAEVVLNLGDTTMGGSSVEAVCVDALADHLTEVPVVVADGNHDSTTTGEQEAARGWQVLDGGVIEVAGLRILGDRDPRLTSVTLGYRDYTTREELAQGLEGAACAGVAEPGTPWALSADREGWVDILAIHDPFVGARVMPSGCVVLELTGHLHRRVGPVQEGLGLLYVTPSSGGAAAGIIPIGPLQADATATVLRYDRANKRPVALREVRMTPDGAAALGEWETFPAMPTQPVVADLSARASD from the coding sequence ATGCGGCGCGTGCAGGTGATCGAGAGGGTTCAGCCCCTGGTTCGCCGGTGGATCCCCCGCCTCACGCGCGCGGCGGGGATCGTGCTCTCCCTGGGCGTGGTGGCCCTGATCGCCTCGATCGCGACGACCACCGCGCGCGCCTCGCTGGGGCCGCACGTGGTGGACCTGCACCTGAGCGCGGACCACGCGATCACCGTGGATCTGGGGCCGCTGGGTCGCCTCGTGCTGGACTCCCCGGCGCCCTGGCCGTTGGGAGTCTGGGCGGACGTGGGCGAGATCCCGGCGGGCCTGTCCGCCGTGGACTCCCCGCTGGCCGGCCTGGACGCGGACGTGGCCGCCTACGCCGCGTTCTTCTCCCAACCGGGCGCCACCCTGGAGCGCGCCGCCTGGGCGCTCGGCACGGCACTGACGGCACGCACCGTGCTGATCTGGTCCCTCCTGCTGGCGGCGGCCGCGCTCTGGCTGTTCCTGACCCGCAGGCGTTCGACGGCGCTGCCCACCCCTCGGCGCCCAGCCGAGGGCCGGCTCGCGGTGGCCACGGCGAGCCTCGCCGTCGTCAGCCTCGCCCTGGTCCCGGCCGTGGGGCTAACGCAGCGCCAGGCCGACCAGGGGACGCCGTCGGCGGTCCTCGCCTCGATCGCGCCCGAGCTCTCCTCAGTGCGCCTGACCGGGCGGCTGGCGGGCCTGGTGGAGAACTACGGCGGACTCGCGCAGGAGGCGATCGAGGACAACGAGACCTTCTACGCCGACCTGCGCGACGCCGTCGTGACCGCGTTCCAGCAGGACACCGCCCTGGCGCCGAGCCGGCCGAGCGCGCCGCCCGGGGTGTTCCCGCGGCCCACCCTGTCCCAGGTGCCGGATGTGGCCACGGTGCTGCTGATCTCCGACAACCACTGCAACATCGGGATGGGACCGGTGTACGCGGCGATGGCGCGCGAATCGGGCGCCGAGGTGGTGCTCAACCTGGGCGACACCACGATGGGTGGCTCGTCCGTGGAGGCGGTCTGCGTGGACGCGCTCGCCGACCACCTCACCGAGGTGCCGGTGGTGGTGGCGGACGGGAACCACGACTCCACCACCACCGGTGAGCAGGAGGCCGCGCGGGGGTGGCAGGTGCTGGACGGCGGGGTGATCGAGGTGGCGGGCCTGCGCATCCTCGGGGACCGCGACCCGCGCCTGACGTCGGTGACCCTCGGGTATCGGGACTACACCACGCGGGAGGAGCTCGCCCAGGGGCTGGAGGGCGCCGCGTGTGCCGGCGTGGCGGAGCCCGGGACGCCCTGGGCGCTGTCCGCGGACCGGGAGGGCTGGGTGGACATCCTCGCGATCCACGACCCGTTCGTGGGGGCGCGGGTGATGCCCTCGGGATGCGTGGTGCTGGAACTCACCGGGCACCTGCACCGTCGGGTGGGACCGGTGCAGGAGGGGCTGGGCCTGCTGTACGTGACACCGTCCAGCGGGGGTGCGGCCGCCGGGATCATCCCGATCGGGCCGCTGCAGGCGGACGCGACGGCGACGGTGCTGCGCTACGACCGCGCGAACAAGCGCCCGGTGGCGCTGCGCGAGGTGCGCATGACGCCCGACGGCGCCGCCGCGCTGGGGGAGTGGGAGACGTTCCCCGCGATGCCGACGCAGCCCGTGGTGGCTGACCTCTCCGCCCGCGCCAGCGACTGA